A genomic window from Nicotiana sylvestris chromosome 11, ASM39365v2, whole genome shotgun sequence includes:
- the LOC138881682 gene encoding uncharacterized protein, with protein MWNVRGANNADFRRNIRELVNNHNPCMVALLETKMDNHASLREDFNFSDYIENPGVGRAGGMVIMWVDTLVAVERVRQTDQELHALVRVLPNYNPWIFSSIYASNSLVNRLDLWNNLKNIFANYKGPWLMGGDFNDVLNQNEKWGGRSVNRNRSLDFRCCVNHCNLIDLGFKGTRYTWSNHRRQGLILEILDRCLANESWIEEYPSVLVTHLPNTYSDHNPLLLRLTNTRTFTKKPFRLEKYWLSHPELSKIVEKSWNNRNLNDAQAYFKDNVSEWSAQNFGNIFANKKRLLARIKGHKINNNKSKILFSGNCSTTLKDYTISLFNIKQTTQFEKYLGFPIINNRPKPLDFQFVIDNLRNKLSSWKINFLTLAGRATLAKAALNAIPNHNMQYISLLKKTLYKIDKIQRDFIWGTTATKRKIHYVSWDVVTLPKDLGGLGILKAWHKNQAILAGLAWRLFTNPSTLWANTLIQNSCNRTNIKATSFI; from the exons ATGTGGAATGTAAGGGGTGCAAACAATGCAGACTTCAGACGCAACATTAGGGAACTTGTCAACAACCACAATCCATGCATGGTGGCACTATTGGAGACAAAAATGGACAACCATGCAAGCCTTAGGGAAGATTTCAACTTCTCTGACTATATAGAAAATCCAGGTGTTGGCCGAGCTGGAGGAATGGTGATCATGTGGGTTGACACGTTGGTAGCTGTGGAGAGAGTTAGGCAAACTGACCAAGAGCTTCATGCACTAGTCCGGGTATTGCCAAATTATAATCCTTGGATTTTTAGTTCTATTTATGCTAGCAACTCCTTGGTAAATAGATTAGACTTATGGAATAACCTTAAAAATATTTTTGCAAATTATAAAGGACCCTGGCTGATGGGTGGTGATTTCAACGATGTACTAAATCAAAATGAGAAATGGGGAGGCAGAAGTGTTAACAGAAATAGATCTTTAGATTTTAGGTGTTGTGTCAACCACTGTAACTTAATTGATCTAGGTTTTAAAGGCACTAGATACACATGGTCCAACCATAGAAGGCAAGGTCTCATACTAGAAATATTAGATCGATGCCTTGCAAATGAGTCCTGGATAGAAGAATACCCTTCAGTGCTAGTTACACATCTCCCAAACACATACTCAGATCATAACCCTTTACTACTTAGACTTACAAACACTAGGACATTTACCAAAAAACCTTTTAGATTAGAAAAATATTGGCTAAGCCACCCGGAGCTTAGTAAAATTGTTGAGAAAAGCTGGAATAATAGAAACCTTAATGATGCCCAAGCTTACTTCAAAGATAATGTTAGTGAATGGAGTGCCCAAAATTTTGGTAATATCTTTGCTAATAAGAAGAGGTTACTTGCTAGAATTAAGG GCCACAAAATCAATAACAATAAATCAAAAATTCTATTCTCCGGTAATTGCTCCACTACCCTAAAAGACTACACAATCAGCCTTTTCAACATTAAACAAACCACCCAGTTTGAAAAATATTTGGGCTTCCCAATTATCAATAATAGGCCCAAACCATTGGATTTTCAATTTGTAATTGACAACTTGAGAAATAAGCTCTCTAGCTGGAAAATAAATTTTCTGACACTTGCAGGACGAGCAACCCTTGCAAAAGCAGCCCTCAATGCTATCCCTAACCACAACATGCAATATATATCCCTCTTAAAGAAAACTCTTTACAAAATTGACAAAATCCAGCGGGATTTTATTTGGGGGACAACCGCTACTAAAAGAAAGATCCATTACGTTTCGTGGGATGTTGTAACCCTTCCAAAGGACCTAGGTGGCCTAGGGATACTAAAAGCATGGCATAAAAACCAAGCCATCCTAGCAGGTCTGGCTTGGAGACTATTCACCAACCCATCCACACTGTGGGCAAATACTCTAATCCAGAACAGCTGTAACAGGACCAATATCAAGGCCACCTCCTTCATTTGA